One Perognathus longimembris pacificus isolate PPM17 chromosome 2, ASM2315922v1, whole genome shotgun sequence DNA segment encodes these proteins:
- the Mrps33 gene encoding 28S ribosomal protein S33, mitochondrial — protein sequence MSSLSEYALRMTRLSARLFGEVARPTDSTSMKVVKLFSEQPLAKRKETYDWYPNHNTYFALMGTLRFFGLYRDEHQDFKDEQRRLKKLRGKGKPRKGEGKRASKKK from the exons ATGTCTTCACTCTCAGAATATGCGTTGCGCATGACTCGTCTGAGCGCCCGGCTCTTTGGTGAAGTTGCCAGGCCTACGGATTCCACATCCATGAAAGTGGTGAAACTATTCAGTGAACAGCCCCTGGCCAAGAGGAAGGAGACTTACGACTGGTATCCGAACCACAACACATACTTCGCGCTCATGGGCACACTCCGGTTTTTTGGGCTTTACAg AGATGAGCATCAGGATTTTAAGGATGAGCAAAGGCGTCTCAAGAAACTCCGTGGAAAGGGGAAaccaaggaaaggagaaggaaaacgaGCATCAAAGAAGAAATAG